The Arachis hypogaea cultivar Tifrunner chromosome 14, arahy.Tifrunner.gnm2.J5K5, whole genome shotgun sequence genome has a segment encoding these proteins:
- the LOC112744637 gene encoding E3 ubiquitin-protein ligase At3g02290 isoform X1: MGSVCCCLSVNDFEDYMNPNSPVYRNRQCLSSVLQNFLNAYASIFRRGEMQAIPSSIQGAASMTSTASLDNSLSDMYRSPPRPMPYDADPRHFRSQHDRLVSRREKGSSHVNDEAEPLRSDLDEDDQQSLTSSNKWHERASEDGSKEYHSKSLIRLSSARPTTGVGLVYSSSEEEDCCPTCLEEYTEENPKIVTKCSHHFHLGCIYEWMERSDTCPVCGKTTSKSEGREWDLTSLLNWKPVSGDGI; encoded by the exons ATGGGTTCTGTTTGTTGTTGTTTGAGTGTTAATGATTTTGAAGATTATATGAATCCAAATAGTCCTGTATATAGGAACCGTCAGTGCCTCAGTTCCGTCTTACAGAACTTTTTGAATGCG TATGCATCAATATTCCGTAGAGGGGAAATGCAGGCAATTCCTTCATCTATACAGGGGGCAGCATCTATGACTTCCACAGCATCGCTTGATAATTCTCTATCTGACATGTACCGCTCTCCTCCAAGGCCAATGCCTTATGATGCAGACCCGAGGCATTTCCGCTCTCAGCATGATAGACTAGTTTCACGACGTGAGAAGGGTTCAAGTCATGTGAATGATGAGGCAGAACCTCTAAGAAGTGATCTAGATGAGGATGACCAACAATCTTTAACTTCAAGCAACAAGTGGCATGAACGTGCTAGTGAAGATGGATCCAAAGAATACCACTCTAAGTCTTTAATAAGGCTTTCATCAGCAAGACCTACCACTGGAGTTGGACTTGTCTATTCGTCCTCAGAAGAGGAGGATTGCTGTCCAACTTGTCTTGAAG AATATACTGAAGAGAATCCGAAGATAGTGACAAAATGctctcatcattttcatcttggTTGCATTTATGAGTGGATGGAGAGAAGTGACACCTGTCCAGTTTGTGGGAAG ACCACATCAAAATCAGAGGGACGAGAGTGGGACTTAACCAGTCTGCTTAACTGGAAACCAGTCTCTG
- the LOC112744637 gene encoding E3 ubiquitin-protein ligase At3g02290 isoform X2, with protein MGSVCCCLSVNDFEDYMNPNSPVYRNRQCLSSVLQNFLNAYASIFRRGEMQAIPSSIQGAASMTSTASLDNSLSDMYRSPPRPMPYDADPRHFRSQHDRLVSRREKGSSHVNDEAEPLRSDLDEDDQQSLTSSNKWHERASEDGSKEYHSKSLIRLSSARPTTGVGLVYSSSEEEDCCPTCLEEYTEENPKIVTKCSHHFHLGCIYEWMERSDTCPVCGKVMVFDETT; from the exons ATGGGTTCTGTTTGTTGTTGTTTGAGTGTTAATGATTTTGAAGATTATATGAATCCAAATAGTCCTGTATATAGGAACCGTCAGTGCCTCAGTTCCGTCTTACAGAACTTTTTGAATGCG TATGCATCAATATTCCGTAGAGGGGAAATGCAGGCAATTCCTTCATCTATACAGGGGGCAGCATCTATGACTTCCACAGCATCGCTTGATAATTCTCTATCTGACATGTACCGCTCTCCTCCAAGGCCAATGCCTTATGATGCAGACCCGAGGCATTTCCGCTCTCAGCATGATAGACTAGTTTCACGACGTGAGAAGGGTTCAAGTCATGTGAATGATGAGGCAGAACCTCTAAGAAGTGATCTAGATGAGGATGACCAACAATCTTTAACTTCAAGCAACAAGTGGCATGAACGTGCTAGTGAAGATGGATCCAAAGAATACCACTCTAAGTCTTTAATAAGGCTTTCATCAGCAAGACCTACCACTGGAGTTGGACTTGTCTATTCGTCCTCAGAAGAGGAGGATTGCTGTCCAACTTGTCTTGAAG AATATACTGAAGAGAATCCGAAGATAGTGACAAAATGctctcatcattttcatcttggTTGCATTTATGAGTGGATGGAGAGAAGTGACACCTGTCCAGTTTGTGGGAAG
- the LOC112744638 gene encoding AUGMIN subunit 5 isoform X1 produces MQATSPSSSSSAAATAATPEAILEWLHKEMGYRPLAGVTAGKSHLPSVESLRRICRGNMIPVWNFLITRAKSEKTVQNIRRNITVHGGDGRGGGGREEWKGRAGGGGGRRKERISGGEAETREAALQEREAAEKEVERLRNAVRRQRKDLRARMLEVSREETERKRMLDERSNYRHKQVMLEAYDRQCEEAAKIFAEYHKRLCHYVNQALDAQRSGLDSSVEATNSFSAKNEKEAVYSTVKSGKSADDVILIETTREKNIRKACECLVAYMVDKIRNSFPAYEGSGIHSNPQAETVKLGFDFDGQIPEEVRTIILNCLKSPPQLLQAITAYTYRLKSLISREIEKIDVKADAETLRYKYENNIVMDVSTSDGSSPLQYQLYGNGKIGVDVPPGGSQNQLLERQKAHVQQFLATEDALNKAAEAKDLSEKLMKRLYGGTDVPSRSIGIGSTSQNVGSLRQLELDVWAKEREVAGLKASLNTLMSEIQRLNKLCAERKEAEDSLKKKWKKIEEFDARRSELETIYTALLNANKDAALFWGQQPLTAREYAASTIIPACAAVVETSNSAKDLIEKEVSTFCRCPDNSLYMLPSSPQALLEAMGASGSSGQEAVANAEMNAAILTARAGARDPSAIPSICRVSAALQYPAGLEGSDAGLASVLESLEFCLKLRGSEACVLEDLLKAINLVHIRRDLVQSGHALLNHAYCVQQEYERTTNYSLSLAAEQDKTVMEKWLPELKAGVLNAQQSLEACKYVRGLLDEWWEQPASTVVDWVTVDGQNVAAWHNHVKQLLAFYDRGAS; encoded by the exons ATGCAGGCCACATCGCCGTCGTCGTCGTCGAGCGCCGCTGCTACTGCCGCCACGCCGGAGGCCATACTCGAATGGCTGCACAAGGAGATGGGATACCGCCCTCTCGCCGGCGTAACCGCCGGCAAGTCGCACCTTCCGTCGGTGGAATCGCTTCGACGGATTTGCCGCGGTAACATGATCCCGGTCTGGAACTTCCTGATTACGCGTGCGAAGTCGGAGAAGACTGTGCAGAATATCCGCCGGAACATCACCGTGCACGGCGGTGACGGCCGCGGAGGAGGTGGGAGGGAGGAGTGGAAGGGGAGAGCTGGGGGAGGCGGAGGGAGGAGGAAGGAGAGGATCTCCGGAGGAGAGGCGGAGACGAGGGAGGCGGCGTTACAGGAGCGGGAGGCCGCGGAGAAGGAGGTTGAGAGGCTGAGGAACGCTGTGAGGAGGCAGAGGAAAGATTTGAGGGCGAGGATGCTTGAGGTTTCGAGAGAAGAGACCGAGAGGAAGAGGATGCTTGATGAACGCTCCAATTATAG GCACAAGCAAGTGATGTTGGAGGCTTATGATAGACAGTGTGAAGAAGCTGCAAAAATATTTGCCGAATATCATAAACGTCTCTGTCACTATGTAAATCAAGCATTGGATGCTCAACGATCAGGTCTTGATTCTTCTGTTGAGGCAACCAACAGTTTTAGTGCTAAAAATGAGAAGGAAGCCGTTTATTCTACTGTTAAGAGCGGTAAATCTGCAGACGATGTCATTCTCATTGAAACCACTAGGGAAAAGAATATTAGAAAGGCTTGTGAATGTCTTGTAGCTTACATGGTTGATAAAATACGGAATTCTTTTCCTGCTTATGAAGGAAGTGGCATTCATTCAAATCCTCAGGCAGAAACAGTAAAGTTGGGGTTTGATTTTGATGGACAAATTCCAGAAGAGGTTAGAACTATAATTTTAAATTGCCTTAAGAGTCCACCTCAGCTGCTTCAGGCAATTACTGCTTACACTTATCGGCTGAAAAGTCTAATCTccagagaaatagagaaaattgATGTTAAAGCTGATGCAGAGACCTTGAG GTACAAATATGAAAATAACATAGTGATGGATGTTTCCACTTCTGATGGGAGCTCTCCTCTACAGTATCAACTTTATGGCAATGGAAAGATTGGAGTTGATGTGCCTCCAGGAGGAAGTCAAAATCAGCTTCTTGAGAGACAG AAAGCTCATGTTCAGCAATTTTTGGCTACCGAAGATGCATTAAACAAGGCTGCTGAGGCAAAGGACTTGTCCGAGAAACTTATGAAACGTCTGTATGGTGGCACTGATGTTCCATCACGCTCAATTGGTATTGGAAGCACGTCTCAGAATGTTGGAAGTCTTAGGCAACTTGAG CTTGATGTTTGGGCCAAGGAAAGAGAAGTTGCTGGTTTAAAGGCAAGCCTAAATACCCTGATGTCTGAAATACAACGCCTGAATAAGTTGTGCGCTGAGAGGAAGGAAGCTGAAGATTCTCTGAAAAAAAAGTGGAAAAAGATTGAAGAGTTCGATGCTCGAAGATCAGAACTTGAGACCATATATACAGCATTACTTAACGCAAATAAG GATGCTGCGTTGTTTTGGGGTCAGCAACCATTAACTGCTAGGGAGTATGCTGCAAGCACTATAATTCCAGCATGTGCTGCTGTTGTTGAGACTTCAAATAGTGCAAAAGATCTTATTGAGAAGGAAGTGTCTACCTTTTGTCGGTGTCCTGATAATAGCCTCTACATGCTTCCTTCTTCCCCACAG GCACTGCTAGAAGCCATGGGGGCCAGTGGATCATCAGGACAGGAAGCAGTTGCCAATGCAGAAATGAATGCAGCGATTTTAACAGCAAGAGCAGGTGCTCGGGATCCATCAGCGATTCCATCAATATGCCGTGTTTCAGCCGCCCTTCAGTATCCAGCTG GCCTGGAGGGTTCAGATGCTGGTCTAGCATCTGTGTTGGAGTCCCTGGAGTTCTGTCTGAAACTTCGTGGCTCTGAAGCTTGTGTGTTGGAAGATTTATTAAAGGCTATTAATCTTGTTCACATTAGAAGGGATCTTGTTCAAAGTGGTCATGCTTTGTTAAACCATGCTTATTGTGTTCAACAGGAATATGAAAG GACAACAAATTATTCTCTGAGTTTGGCTGCAGAGCAAGACAAGACTGTTATGGAGAAATGGTTGCCTGAACTTAAGGCTGGTGTTTTGAATGCTCAGCAGAGCTTGGAAGCTTGTAAATATGTCAGGGGTTTG CTTGATGAATGGTGGGAGCAACCGGCATCGACGGTTGTTGACTGGGTGACAGTGGATGGGCAAAATGTTGCTGCATGGCATAATCACGTCAAGCAgcttcttgcattttatgatagAGGAGCATCATGA
- the LOC112744638 gene encoding AUGMIN subunit 5 isoform X2, whose product MHKQVMLEAYDRQCEEAAKIFAEYHKRLCHYVNQALDAQRSGLDSSVEATNSFSAKNEKEAVYSTVKSGKSADDVILIETTREKNIRKACECLVAYMVDKIRNSFPAYEGSGIHSNPQAETVKLGFDFDGQIPEEVRTIILNCLKSPPQLLQAITAYTYRLKSLISREIEKIDVKADAETLRYKYENNIVMDVSTSDGSSPLQYQLYGNGKIGVDVPPGGSQNQLLERQKAHVQQFLATEDALNKAAEAKDLSEKLMKRLYGGTDVPSRSIGIGSTSQNVGSLRQLELDVWAKEREVAGLKASLNTLMSEIQRLNKLCAERKEAEDSLKKKWKKIEEFDARRSELETIYTALLNANKDAALFWGQQPLTAREYAASTIIPACAAVVETSNSAKDLIEKEVSTFCRCPDNSLYMLPSSPQALLEAMGASGSSGQEAVANAEMNAAILTARAGARDPSAIPSICRVSAALQYPAGLEGSDAGLASVLESLEFCLKLRGSEACVLEDLLKAINLVHIRRDLVQSGHALLNHAYCVQQEYERTTNYSLSLAAEQDKTVMEKWLPELKAGVLNAQQSLEACKYVRGLLDEWWEQPASTVVDWVTVDGQNVAAWHNHVKQLLAFYDRGAS is encoded by the exons AT GCACAAGCAAGTGATGTTGGAGGCTTATGATAGACAGTGTGAAGAAGCTGCAAAAATATTTGCCGAATATCATAAACGTCTCTGTCACTATGTAAATCAAGCATTGGATGCTCAACGATCAGGTCTTGATTCTTCTGTTGAGGCAACCAACAGTTTTAGTGCTAAAAATGAGAAGGAAGCCGTTTATTCTACTGTTAAGAGCGGTAAATCTGCAGACGATGTCATTCTCATTGAAACCACTAGGGAAAAGAATATTAGAAAGGCTTGTGAATGTCTTGTAGCTTACATGGTTGATAAAATACGGAATTCTTTTCCTGCTTATGAAGGAAGTGGCATTCATTCAAATCCTCAGGCAGAAACAGTAAAGTTGGGGTTTGATTTTGATGGACAAATTCCAGAAGAGGTTAGAACTATAATTTTAAATTGCCTTAAGAGTCCACCTCAGCTGCTTCAGGCAATTACTGCTTACACTTATCGGCTGAAAAGTCTAATCTccagagaaatagagaaaattgATGTTAAAGCTGATGCAGAGACCTTGAG GTACAAATATGAAAATAACATAGTGATGGATGTTTCCACTTCTGATGGGAGCTCTCCTCTACAGTATCAACTTTATGGCAATGGAAAGATTGGAGTTGATGTGCCTCCAGGAGGAAGTCAAAATCAGCTTCTTGAGAGACAG AAAGCTCATGTTCAGCAATTTTTGGCTACCGAAGATGCATTAAACAAGGCTGCTGAGGCAAAGGACTTGTCCGAGAAACTTATGAAACGTCTGTATGGTGGCACTGATGTTCCATCACGCTCAATTGGTATTGGAAGCACGTCTCAGAATGTTGGAAGTCTTAGGCAACTTGAG CTTGATGTTTGGGCCAAGGAAAGAGAAGTTGCTGGTTTAAAGGCAAGCCTAAATACCCTGATGTCTGAAATACAACGCCTGAATAAGTTGTGCGCTGAGAGGAAGGAAGCTGAAGATTCTCTGAAAAAAAAGTGGAAAAAGATTGAAGAGTTCGATGCTCGAAGATCAGAACTTGAGACCATATATACAGCATTACTTAACGCAAATAAG GATGCTGCGTTGTTTTGGGGTCAGCAACCATTAACTGCTAGGGAGTATGCTGCAAGCACTATAATTCCAGCATGTGCTGCTGTTGTTGAGACTTCAAATAGTGCAAAAGATCTTATTGAGAAGGAAGTGTCTACCTTTTGTCGGTGTCCTGATAATAGCCTCTACATGCTTCCTTCTTCCCCACAG GCACTGCTAGAAGCCATGGGGGCCAGTGGATCATCAGGACAGGAAGCAGTTGCCAATGCAGAAATGAATGCAGCGATTTTAACAGCAAGAGCAGGTGCTCGGGATCCATCAGCGATTCCATCAATATGCCGTGTTTCAGCCGCCCTTCAGTATCCAGCTG GCCTGGAGGGTTCAGATGCTGGTCTAGCATCTGTGTTGGAGTCCCTGGAGTTCTGTCTGAAACTTCGTGGCTCTGAAGCTTGTGTGTTGGAAGATTTATTAAAGGCTATTAATCTTGTTCACATTAGAAGGGATCTTGTTCAAAGTGGTCATGCTTTGTTAAACCATGCTTATTGTGTTCAACAGGAATATGAAAG GACAACAAATTATTCTCTGAGTTTGGCTGCAGAGCAAGACAAGACTGTTATGGAGAAATGGTTGCCTGAACTTAAGGCTGGTGTTTTGAATGCTCAGCAGAGCTTGGAAGCTTGTAAATATGTCAGGGGTTTG CTTGATGAATGGTGGGAGCAACCGGCATCGACGGTTGTTGACTGGGTGACAGTGGATGGGCAAAATGTTGCTGCATGGCATAATCACGTCAAGCAgcttcttgcattttatgatagAGGAGCATCATGA
- the LOC112744639 gene encoding large ribosomal subunit protein eL30 translates to MVAAKKTKKTHESINNRLALVMKSGKYTLGYKTVLKSLRSSKGKLIIIANNCPPLRKSEIEYYAMLAKVGVHHYNGNNVDLGTACGKYYRVCCLSIIDPGDSDIIKTLPGEQ, encoded by the exons ATGGTGGCCGCCAAGAAGACC AAGAAGACTCATGAGAGCATCAACAACAGACTCGCACTTGTCATGAAGAGTGGCAAGTACACTCTCGGTTACAAGACCGTTCTCAAATCTCTCAGAAGCTCCAAAG GGAAATTGATTATCATCGCTAACAACTGCCCACCATTGAGGAAGTCAGAAATAGAGTACTATGCCATGTTGGCAAAGGTTGGAGTCCATCATTACAATGGGA ACAATGTCGACTTGGGAACTGCATGTGGAAAATATTACAGAGTGTGCTGCCTCAGCATTATTGATCCTG GTGATTCTGATATCATTAAGACACTGCCTGGCGAACAGTAA